The Achromobacter deleyi genome has a window encoding:
- a CDS encoding ABC transporter ATP-binding protein, with protein sequence MSHELLAMESVTAGYMGDIDVLRNVSLSVSAGHISGLIGLNGAGKSTLMKTICGFLRPKTGKVTWSGKDISGKAPHTMIDDGLWYIPQESSLFPYLTVEENLRLPLEGRRKQFGAVIEQRFADTLQRFPVIKEKLKDKAGNLSGGQQKSLEFAKAYMVQPKVCLIDEPSIGLSPRVATEVFQWITAFAAAGMGILLVDHNVRRVVAMSDRIYVLSLGEITASGTPGDFSGDLHAQVRQWLGINF encoded by the coding sequence ATGTCTCATGAGTTGCTTGCCATGGAAAGCGTCACCGCCGGGTACATGGGCGACATCGACGTGCTGCGCAATGTGTCGCTATCCGTCAGCGCAGGCCACATCAGCGGCCTGATCGGCCTGAACGGCGCAGGCAAGTCCACGCTGATGAAGACCATCTGCGGATTCCTTCGCCCGAAGACGGGCAAGGTCACGTGGTCGGGCAAGGATATCTCGGGGAAGGCCCCGCACACCATGATCGACGACGGCCTTTGGTATATCCCCCAGGAGTCCAGCCTGTTTCCCTACCTGACCGTGGAAGAGAACCTGCGCCTGCCGCTGGAGGGCCGCCGCAAGCAGTTCGGCGCGGTGATCGAACAGCGCTTTGCCGACACCTTGCAGCGTTTCCCGGTGATCAAGGAAAAACTCAAGGACAAGGCCGGCAATCTTTCGGGCGGGCAGCAGAAGTCGCTGGAGTTTGCCAAGGCCTACATGGTGCAGCCCAAGGTCTGCCTCATCGACGAACCAAGCATTGGCCTGTCGCCGCGCGTGGCCACGGAGGTGTTCCAATGGATCACCGCCTTTGCCGCCGCTGGCATGGGGATCCTGCTGGTCGACCATAACGTTCGCCGGGTGGTGGCGATGTCCGATCGCATCTACGTGCTGAGCCTGGGAGAGATCACCGCTTCCGGTACGCCGGGGGATTTTTCCGGCGATCTGCATGCGCAGGTTCGCCAATGGCTGGGAATCAACTTCTGA
- a CDS encoding ureidoglycolate lyase, with amino-acid sequence MPSRTLYLTALTPEAFAPYGTVIASAGRDGREINAGTTLRVEMPEPDILRQGGRPSLSVFRATPGSLPFAPKVMERHRLGSQTFVPMMGTPFVVLVALGATAPEASTLKAFLADGSCGITLAPDVWHHPLLALAAGDFVVLERRGADVDCELVDVPPGTLLIDAR; translated from the coding sequence ATGCCGTCCAGAACGCTGTACCTGACCGCGCTGACCCCCGAGGCTTTCGCACCCTATGGCACCGTCATTGCCAGCGCGGGGCGCGACGGCCGCGAGATCAACGCCGGCACCACGTTGCGCGTGGAAATGCCGGAACCCGACATCCTGCGCCAGGGCGGCCGCCCCTCGCTCAGCGTCTTTCGCGCCACTCCCGGCAGCCTGCCGTTCGCGCCCAAGGTGATGGAGCGCCACCGGCTGGGCAGCCAGACTTTCGTGCCGATGATGGGCACGCCTTTCGTGGTGCTGGTGGCCCTGGGCGCCACCGCGCCCGAAGCGTCCACCCTGAAGGCGTTCCTGGCCGATGGCAGTTGCGGCATCACGCTAGCGCCCGATGTCTGGCACCATCCTTTGCTGGCCTTGGCCGCGGGGGATTTCGTGGTGCTGGAGCGGCGGGGCGCCGACGTGGATTGCGAGCTGGTCGATGTGCCGCCTGGCACGTTGCTGATCGACGCGCGTTGA
- a CDS encoding ABC transporter ATP-binding protein gives MKLLQIRDISKRFGGLRAVDGAGMDVEEGELLGLIGPNGSGKTTLLNVLSGHLRADKGSVQLDSRSVLGLNPTQLTRLGVLRMFQMTRVFNRVSAYDNLLVCGMAMGLTEARATDRAVELLEELKLMPVMHLDAGQLSGGQKKLLEFGACFMVPPRIALLDEPFAAVHPVMKETMGAFIRNRNKSGQTFILVSHDMPVVVDLCRRSVCMNAGKVLADGPTHEVLRAPAVIEAYLGDQGQEGDEHVS, from the coding sequence ATGAAACTCTTGCAGATCCGCGATATCTCAAAGCGCTTCGGCGGCCTGCGGGCCGTGGACGGCGCGGGCATGGATGTTGAAGAGGGTGAGCTTCTGGGCTTGATCGGCCCCAATGGCTCGGGCAAGACCACGCTCCTCAATGTGCTGTCGGGCCATCTGCGCGCCGACAAGGGCTCCGTGCAACTCGATAGTCGCAGCGTGCTGGGCCTGAACCCCACCCAGCTCACGCGCCTGGGCGTGCTGCGGATGTTCCAGATGACACGGGTGTTCAACCGCGTCAGCGCCTACGACAACCTGCTGGTATGCGGCATGGCCATGGGCCTGACCGAAGCGCGCGCCACGGACCGCGCCGTCGAGTTGCTGGAAGAGCTCAAGCTCATGCCCGTGATGCATCTGGACGCGGGGCAATTGTCGGGCGGGCAGAAGAAACTCCTGGAGTTCGGCGCCTGCTTCATGGTCCCGCCCCGCATCGCGCTGCTGGACGAGCCCTTTGCCGCCGTTCATCCCGTCATGAAGGAGACCATGGGCGCCTTCATCCGTAATCGGAACAAGAGCGGGCAGACCTTCATTCTGGTCAGCCATGACATGCCGGTGGTGGTGGACCTGTGCAGACGCTCGGTCTGCATGAATGCCGGCAAGGTGCTGGCCGACGGTCCGACCCACGAAGTGCTGCGCGCGCCCGCGGTTATCGAAGCCTATCTGGGCGACCAGGGACAGGAAGGGGACGAGCATGTCTCATGA